From Peromyscus maniculatus bairdii isolate BWxNUB_F1_BW_parent chromosome 19, HU_Pman_BW_mat_3.1, whole genome shotgun sequence, the proteins below share one genomic window:
- the Csf1r gene encoding macrophage colony-stimulating factor 1 receptor isoform X1, which produces MTLSRTPESPVDLSHCSFSLYLEDRLWCVCVCVCVCVCVRVPVQCPAPEGRGGQGAPVIEPGGPDLVVEPGTTVTLKCVGNGSVEWDGPISPHWTLDPESPGSILTIRNATFKNTGTYRCTELEDSLRGSATIYLYVKDPLRPWNLLAEKVTVLEGQEAVLPCLITDPKLEPRVSLVRAGGKPVRLAYSFSPQRGFIIRKVKFSDSRDYQCKAMVDGRESLSIGIRLEVHEVLPGPPNVTLKPTELVRIRGEAAQIVCSATNKNPEFHLFLKRGDTELEVPIYSDFQNDCYKKVRTLNLDAVDFQDAGKYSCVASNSFGTHWESMNFQVVESAYLNLTSEQSLSQEVSVGESLTLTVSVDAYPSLQSYNWTYLGPWFEDQHQLDFNIQRTTTYRYTSELILNRVKPLEAGQYSFMAQNKAGWNNVTFDLTLRYLPEVSVTRMPVNGSDVLFCYASGYPQPNVTWMQCRGHTNRCDEGQALQVWNDAHFEVLSQEPFHKVTIQSQLPIGTLKPNTTYTCRAHNEVGNSSEAHQAFSLGSRQLPDESLFTPVVVACMSVMSVLLLLLLLLLYKYKQKPKYQVRWKIIESYEGNNYTFIDPTQLPYNEKWEFPRNNLQFGKTLGAGAFGKVVEATAFGLGKEDAVLKVAVKMLKSTAHADEKEALMSELKIMSHLGQHENIVNLLGACTHGGPVLVITEYCCYGDLLNFLRRKAEAMLGPSLSPGQDPEGDSSYKNIHLEKKYVRRDSGFSSQGVDTYVEMRPVSTSSNDSFFEQDLDKEASRPLELWDLLHFSSQVAQGMAFLASKNCIHRDVAARNVLLTSGHVAKIGDFGLARDIMNDSNYVVKGNARLPVKWMAPESIFDCVYTVQSDVWSYGILLWEIFSLGLNPYPGILVNSKFYKLVKDGYQMAQPVFAPKNIYSIMQSCWDLEPTKRPTFQQICFLLQKQARQDRKEQDYANLPSSSSSSDSDGGGSGGGGSEPEEESSSEHLACCEPGDIAQPLLQPNNYQFC; this is translated from the exons ATGACTCTTTCTCGCACTCCAGAAAGTCCTGTGGATTTGAGTCACTGCTCATTCAGTCTTTATCTTGAGGAtcgtttgtggtgtgtgtgtgtgtgtgtgtgtgtgtgtgtgtgtgtccgtgtcccaGTTCAATGTCCAGctccagaaggaagaggag GTCAAGGGGCCCCTGTCATCGAGCCCGGTGGCCCAGACCTGGTTGTAGAGCCGGGTACAACAGTGACACTGAAATGTGTGGGCAATGGCAGTGTGGAATGGGACGGCCCCATCTCCCCCCACTGGACCCTGGACCCTGAATCTCCCGGAAGCATCCTGACCATAAGAAACGCCACCTTCAAAAACACTGGGACCTATCGTTGTACTGAGCTTGAAGATTCCCTGCGGGGCAGCGCCACCATCTACTTGTACGTCAAAG atccactccgGCCCTGGAATTTGCTCGCCGAGAAGGTGACGGTGCTTGAGGGCCAGGAAGCTGTGTTGCCTTGCCTAATCACAGACCCCAAACTGGAGCCCAGGGTCTCACTGGTGCGTGCGGGGGGCAAGCCGGTCCGACTGGCCTACTCCTTCTCACCACAGCGAGGCTTCATTATCCGCAAGGTTAAGTTCAGTGACAGCCGTGACTATCAATGCAAAGCTATGGTGGATGGTAGGGAATCCCTCTCCATTGGCATCCGTCTTGAAGTGCACGAAG TCCTCCCAGGGCCCCCAAATGTGACACTGAAGCCTACTGAGCTGGTGCGGATTCGTGGGGAGGCCGCCCAGATTGTGTGCTCTGCCACTAACAAGAACCCTGAATTCCATCTTTTCCTCAAACGTGGAGACACCGAG CTTGAAGTCCCTATATACAGCGACTTCCAAAATGACTGTTATAAAAAAGTCCGGACCCTCAACCTCGATGCCGTGGACTTCCAAGATGCTGGCAAATATTCCTGTGTGGCCAGCAATAGTTTCGGCACACACTGGGAGTCCATGAACTTCCAGGTGGTGG AAAGCGCCTACTTAAACTTGACCTCTGAGCAGAGCCTCTCGCAGGAGGTGAGTGTGGGTGAGAGCCTCACCCTCACAGTCAGTGTAGACGCCTACCCTAGCCTACAGAGTTATAACTGGACCTACCTAGGGCCATGGTTTGAAGACCAGCACCAGCTTGACTTTAACATCCAAAGGACCACCACATACAG GTACACATCGGAGCTCATCCTGAACCGTGTAAAGCCCCTGGAGGCTGGCCAGTACTCCTTCATGGCACAGAACAAGGCAGGCTGGAACAATGTGACCTTTGACCTCACCCTGCGAT aTCTCCCAGAGGTCAGTGTTACGCGGATGCCTGTGAATGGCTCTGATGTCCTGTTCTGCTATGCCTCTGGGTACCCTCAGCCCAATGTGACATGGATGCAGTGCAGGGGCCACACCAACAG GTGTGATGAAGGCCAGGCCTTGCAGGTTTGGAATGATGCCCACTTTGAAGTCCTGAGTCAGGAGCCCTTCCACAAAGTGACCATACAGAGCCAGCTGCCCATTGGGACCTTGAAGCCCAACACAACTTACACTTGCAGGGCCCACAACGAAGTGGGTAACAGCTCCGAGGCCCACCAGGCCTTCTCTCTAG GATCCAGGCAGCTCCCTGATGAGTCCCTGTTCACGCCGGTGGTGGTGGCCTGTATGTCTGTCATGTCTGTACTGctgttactgctgctgctgctcttgtaCAAATACAAGCAg AAACCCAAGTACCAGGTGCGCTGGAAGATCATTGAGAGCTACGAGGGCAACAATTACACCTTCATCGACCCCACCCAGCTGCCCTACAATGAGAAGTGGGAGTTCCCCCGGAACAACCTGCAGTTCG GTAAGACTCTCGGCGCTGGTGCCTTTGGGAAGGTGGTGGAGGCCACAGCCTTTGGTCTGGGCAAAGAAGATGCCGTGCTGAAGGTGGCCGTGAAGATGCTGAAGT CCACGGCTCATGCCGATGAGAAGGAGGCCCTAATGTCAGAACTGAAGATCATGAGTCACCTGGGACAGCACGAGAATATAGTCAACCTCTTGGGAGCCTGCACTCATGGAG GGCCGGTCCTGGTCATCACTGAATACTGCTGCTACGGAGACCTACTCAACTTCCTGCGAAGGAAAGCGGAAGCCATGCTGGGACCCAGCCTGAGTCCTGGTCAGGATCCCGAGGGGGACTCCAGCTACAAGAACATCCACCTGGAGAAGAAATATGTGCGCAG GGACAGTGGCTTCTCCAGTCAGGGTGTAGACACCTATGTGGAGATGAggcctgtctctacttcctcaaATGACTCCTTCTTTGAGCAAG ATCTGGACAAAGAGGCCAGCCGGCCACTGGAGCTCTGGGACCTGCTCCACTTCTCCAGCCAAGTGGCTCAGGGCATGGCTTTCCTTGCTTCTAAAAAC TGCATCCATCGGGATGTAGCAGCTCGAAATGTGCTGTTGACCAGCGGACACGTGGCCAAGATTGGGGACTTTGGGCTGGCTAGGGACATCATGAACGACTCCAACTATGTTGTCAAGGGCAAT GCCCGCCTGCCCGTAAAGTGGATGGCCCCAGAGAGCATCTTCGATTGCGTCTACACAGTTCAGAGTGACGTGTGGTCCTACGGAATCCTCCTCTGGGAGATTTTCTCCCTTG GTCTGAATCCCTACCCAGGCATCCTGGTGAACAGCAAGTTCTACAAACTGGTGAAGGACGGATACCAGATGGCCCAGCCTGTATTTGCGCCAAAGAACAT ATACAGCATCATGCAGTCTTGCTGGGACCTGGAGCCTACCAAAAGACCTACCTTCCAGCAGATCTGCTTCCTCCTTCAGAAGCAGGCCCGACAGGACAGGAAAGAGCAG GACTACGCTAACCTGccgagcagcagcagcagcagtgacagtgacggtggtggcagtggcggcggcggcagcgagcCAGAGGAGGAGAGCTCCAGTGAGCACCTGGCCTGCTGTGAGCCAGGGGACATCGCCCAGCCCCTGCTGCAGCCCAACAATTACCAGTTCTGCTAA
- the Csf1r gene encoding macrophage colony-stimulating factor 1 receptor isoform X2 yields the protein MEWGAPLVLLLAAAWHGQGAPVIEPGGPDLVVEPGTTVTLKCVGNGSVEWDGPISPHWTLDPESPGSILTIRNATFKNTGTYRCTELEDSLRGSATIYLYVKDPLRPWNLLAEKVTVLEGQEAVLPCLITDPKLEPRVSLVRAGGKPVRLAYSFSPQRGFIIRKVKFSDSRDYQCKAMVDGRESLSIGIRLEVHEVLPGPPNVTLKPTELVRIRGEAAQIVCSATNKNPEFHLFLKRGDTELEVPIYSDFQNDCYKKVRTLNLDAVDFQDAGKYSCVASNSFGTHWESMNFQVVESAYLNLTSEQSLSQEVSVGESLTLTVSVDAYPSLQSYNWTYLGPWFEDQHQLDFNIQRTTTYRYTSELILNRVKPLEAGQYSFMAQNKAGWNNVTFDLTLRYLPEVSVTRMPVNGSDVLFCYASGYPQPNVTWMQCRGHTNRCDEGQALQVWNDAHFEVLSQEPFHKVTIQSQLPIGTLKPNTTYTCRAHNEVGNSSEAHQAFSLGSRQLPDESLFTPVVVACMSVMSVLLLLLLLLLYKYKQKPKYQVRWKIIESYEGNNYTFIDPTQLPYNEKWEFPRNNLQFGKTLGAGAFGKVVEATAFGLGKEDAVLKVAVKMLKSTAHADEKEALMSELKIMSHLGQHENIVNLLGACTHGGPVLVITEYCCYGDLLNFLRRKAEAMLGPSLSPGQDPEGDSSYKNIHLEKKYVRRDSGFSSQGVDTYVEMRPVSTSSNDSFFEQDLDKEASRPLELWDLLHFSSQVAQGMAFLASKNCIHRDVAARNVLLTSGHVAKIGDFGLARDIMNDSNYVVKGNARLPVKWMAPESIFDCVYTVQSDVWSYGILLWEIFSLGLNPYPGILVNSKFYKLVKDGYQMAQPVFAPKNIYSIMQSCWDLEPTKRPTFQQICFLLQKQARQDRKEQDYANLPSSSSSSDSDGGGSGGGGSEPEEESSSEHLACCEPGDIAQPLLQPNNYQFC from the exons ATGGAGTGGGGGGCTCCGTTGGTCCTGCTGCTGGCCGCAGCTTGGCATG GTCAAGGGGCCCCTGTCATCGAGCCCGGTGGCCCAGACCTGGTTGTAGAGCCGGGTACAACAGTGACACTGAAATGTGTGGGCAATGGCAGTGTGGAATGGGACGGCCCCATCTCCCCCCACTGGACCCTGGACCCTGAATCTCCCGGAAGCATCCTGACCATAAGAAACGCCACCTTCAAAAACACTGGGACCTATCGTTGTACTGAGCTTGAAGATTCCCTGCGGGGCAGCGCCACCATCTACTTGTACGTCAAAG atccactccgGCCCTGGAATTTGCTCGCCGAGAAGGTGACGGTGCTTGAGGGCCAGGAAGCTGTGTTGCCTTGCCTAATCACAGACCCCAAACTGGAGCCCAGGGTCTCACTGGTGCGTGCGGGGGGCAAGCCGGTCCGACTGGCCTACTCCTTCTCACCACAGCGAGGCTTCATTATCCGCAAGGTTAAGTTCAGTGACAGCCGTGACTATCAATGCAAAGCTATGGTGGATGGTAGGGAATCCCTCTCCATTGGCATCCGTCTTGAAGTGCACGAAG TCCTCCCAGGGCCCCCAAATGTGACACTGAAGCCTACTGAGCTGGTGCGGATTCGTGGGGAGGCCGCCCAGATTGTGTGCTCTGCCACTAACAAGAACCCTGAATTCCATCTTTTCCTCAAACGTGGAGACACCGAG CTTGAAGTCCCTATATACAGCGACTTCCAAAATGACTGTTATAAAAAAGTCCGGACCCTCAACCTCGATGCCGTGGACTTCCAAGATGCTGGCAAATATTCCTGTGTGGCCAGCAATAGTTTCGGCACACACTGGGAGTCCATGAACTTCCAGGTGGTGG AAAGCGCCTACTTAAACTTGACCTCTGAGCAGAGCCTCTCGCAGGAGGTGAGTGTGGGTGAGAGCCTCACCCTCACAGTCAGTGTAGACGCCTACCCTAGCCTACAGAGTTATAACTGGACCTACCTAGGGCCATGGTTTGAAGACCAGCACCAGCTTGACTTTAACATCCAAAGGACCACCACATACAG GTACACATCGGAGCTCATCCTGAACCGTGTAAAGCCCCTGGAGGCTGGCCAGTACTCCTTCATGGCACAGAACAAGGCAGGCTGGAACAATGTGACCTTTGACCTCACCCTGCGAT aTCTCCCAGAGGTCAGTGTTACGCGGATGCCTGTGAATGGCTCTGATGTCCTGTTCTGCTATGCCTCTGGGTACCCTCAGCCCAATGTGACATGGATGCAGTGCAGGGGCCACACCAACAG GTGTGATGAAGGCCAGGCCTTGCAGGTTTGGAATGATGCCCACTTTGAAGTCCTGAGTCAGGAGCCCTTCCACAAAGTGACCATACAGAGCCAGCTGCCCATTGGGACCTTGAAGCCCAACACAACTTACACTTGCAGGGCCCACAACGAAGTGGGTAACAGCTCCGAGGCCCACCAGGCCTTCTCTCTAG GATCCAGGCAGCTCCCTGATGAGTCCCTGTTCACGCCGGTGGTGGTGGCCTGTATGTCTGTCATGTCTGTACTGctgttactgctgctgctgctcttgtaCAAATACAAGCAg AAACCCAAGTACCAGGTGCGCTGGAAGATCATTGAGAGCTACGAGGGCAACAATTACACCTTCATCGACCCCACCCAGCTGCCCTACAATGAGAAGTGGGAGTTCCCCCGGAACAACCTGCAGTTCG GTAAGACTCTCGGCGCTGGTGCCTTTGGGAAGGTGGTGGAGGCCACAGCCTTTGGTCTGGGCAAAGAAGATGCCGTGCTGAAGGTGGCCGTGAAGATGCTGAAGT CCACGGCTCATGCCGATGAGAAGGAGGCCCTAATGTCAGAACTGAAGATCATGAGTCACCTGGGACAGCACGAGAATATAGTCAACCTCTTGGGAGCCTGCACTCATGGAG GGCCGGTCCTGGTCATCACTGAATACTGCTGCTACGGAGACCTACTCAACTTCCTGCGAAGGAAAGCGGAAGCCATGCTGGGACCCAGCCTGAGTCCTGGTCAGGATCCCGAGGGGGACTCCAGCTACAAGAACATCCACCTGGAGAAGAAATATGTGCGCAG GGACAGTGGCTTCTCCAGTCAGGGTGTAGACACCTATGTGGAGATGAggcctgtctctacttcctcaaATGACTCCTTCTTTGAGCAAG ATCTGGACAAAGAGGCCAGCCGGCCACTGGAGCTCTGGGACCTGCTCCACTTCTCCAGCCAAGTGGCTCAGGGCATGGCTTTCCTTGCTTCTAAAAAC TGCATCCATCGGGATGTAGCAGCTCGAAATGTGCTGTTGACCAGCGGACACGTGGCCAAGATTGGGGACTTTGGGCTGGCTAGGGACATCATGAACGACTCCAACTATGTTGTCAAGGGCAAT GCCCGCCTGCCCGTAAAGTGGATGGCCCCAGAGAGCATCTTCGATTGCGTCTACACAGTTCAGAGTGACGTGTGGTCCTACGGAATCCTCCTCTGGGAGATTTTCTCCCTTG GTCTGAATCCCTACCCAGGCATCCTGGTGAACAGCAAGTTCTACAAACTGGTGAAGGACGGATACCAGATGGCCCAGCCTGTATTTGCGCCAAAGAACAT ATACAGCATCATGCAGTCTTGCTGGGACCTGGAGCCTACCAAAAGACCTACCTTCCAGCAGATCTGCTTCCTCCTTCAGAAGCAGGCCCGACAGGACAGGAAAGAGCAG GACTACGCTAACCTGccgagcagcagcagcagcagtgacagtgacggtggtggcagtggcggcggcggcagcgagcCAGAGGAGGAGAGCTCCAGTGAGCACCTGGCCTGCTGTGAGCCAGGGGACATCGCCCAGCCCCTGCTGCAGCCCAACAATTACCAGTTCTGCTAA